The following coding sequences are from one Lolium rigidum isolate FL_2022 chromosome 6, APGP_CSIRO_Lrig_0.1, whole genome shotgun sequence window:
- the LOC124662881 gene encoding uncharacterized protein LOC124662881 translates to MSQTPVAEPSDDPNGFTCGTLLACCLPGLSKKKPEESGSKKQDQPKEQEHPQVPSRAASLEKLECSSLYSGSNIVFDFLAVEPGEGDDRGVGAIHGYCPSPCFDLPVERIRTAERYGVDDAPATSAFVFDGGYRDGAALKKMASCLAPGTPDGTEARPTHLVRFLSASDSGMPVRPAATSVGPAKGR, encoded by the coding sequence ATGTCCCAAACGCCGGTCGCTGAGCCCTCCGACGACCCCAACGGCTTCACGTGTGGCACGCTGCTCGCATGCTGCCTCCCGGGCCtttcgaagaagaagccggaggaAAGTGGTAGCAAGAAACAAGACCAGCCCAAGGAGCAAGAGCACCCCCAGGTGCCGAGCCGCGCCGCGTCGCTGGAGAAGCTCGAGTGCTCCTCGCTCTACTCCGGCAGCAACATCGTCTTCGACTTCCTGGCCGTGGAGCCGGGGGAAGGGGACGACCGTGGAGTCGGCGCGATCCACGGATATTGCCCGTCGCCGTGCTTCGACCTCCCGGTGGAGCGCATACGGACCGCTGAACGATACGGTGTCGACGACGCGCCGGCCACGTCCGCCTTCGTGTTTGACGGCGGTTACCGAGACGGCGCCGCCCTGAAGAAGATGGCATCGTGCCTGGCGCCCGGCACCCCTGATGGCACGGAAGCGCGGCCAACGCATCTCGTGAGGTTTCTATCCGCGTCCGATTCTGGCATGCCGGTGCGGCCTGCCGCCACGTCTGTTGGGCCGGCAAAAGGCCGATGA